One Coprobacter tertius DNA window includes the following coding sequences:
- a CDS encoding OmpH family outer membrane protein codes for MKKFFLILAAIAAFAVTEGKAQKFALIDMEYILKNIPAYEMANEQLNQVSQRWQKEVETKAKEAEAMYKTYQSEQVYLSKEQKTKKEEEIVAKEKEAQELRRKYFGPEGELFKKRESLMQPIQDDIYNAVKKISEEKGYQMIIDRASSANIIFASPRIDVSNDVLAKLGYSK; via the coding sequence ATGAAAAAGTTTTTTTTGATTTTGGCTGCAATAGCGGCTTTTGCGGTAACTGAAGGAAAAGCCCAAAAGTTTGCGCTTATCGATATGGAGTATATATTAAAGAATATTCCGGCATATGAAATGGCTAACGAGCAGTTGAACCAGGTTTCTCAGCGTTGGCAAAAAGAAGTGGAAACGAAGGCGAAAGAAGCTGAGGCTATGTATAAGACTTATCAATCGGAACAAGTATATCTCTCTAAAGAACAGAAAACCAAGAAGGAAGAGGAAATTGTTGCGAAAGAAAAAGAAGCTCAGGAATTAAGGCGTAAGTATTTCGGCCCTGAAGGGGAATTGTTTAAAAAGCGGGAAAGCCTTATGCAGCCGATACAGGACGATATATATAATGCCGTAAAGAAAATTTCGGAAGAAAAAGGTTATCAGATGATAATCGACAGAGCCTCTTCGGCGAATATTATTTTTGCTTCACCCCGTATCGATGTAAGCAATGATGTACTGGCAAAATTAGGATATTCAAAATAA
- a CDS encoding BamA/OMP85 family outer membrane protein produces the protein MQHNMRKYLLLLVLFLSMGSTVWSQTATEAKSDTIYNPQILYSATPKKYEIAGITVSGAKNYEDYVLIGLSGLTVGEVIEVPGSDITQAIRQFWKNGLFSDVEISATKIYDGKIWLNIALRERPRISQVNYHGIKKSEKEDLENRLGLITGSQITPNLVDRAKFLIKKHFEDKGFNNVDVQILQKDDLSHENQVIVDIDIDKKEKIKVHHIDIEGNNVISDKKLKRAMKKTNERRKLVNLFRTKKFVKENYKADLDRIIDKYNELGYRDAVIVSDSVVPYDDKTVDIFIKVNEGQKYYIRDIRWVGNTVYSTDALNYTLRMKPGDVYNQKLLRERISEDDDAVANLYQNNGYLFSMIDPIEMNVQNDSIDLELRIQEGPQARINKVVIKGNDRLYEHVVRRELRTKPGELFNKEALVRSAREIAQTGHFDPEHMDIRPEPNYENGTVDIIYGLQSKANDQIEFSAGWGQTGVIGKLSLKFTNFSVKNFLNPKAYKGIIPQGDGQTFTISAQTNAKYFQSYSVSFFDPWFGGKRPNSLSVSAYYSRQTDVSTQYWNQNYLDPYNTGYYYNSNYYDNYYNNYGSGYDYSYAYDPSKSLQMIGVSVGFGKRLSWPDDFFNFSAEINYQLYMLKDWRYIRFLQNGNCHSLSLGLNFWRSSVDSPIFPRNGSEFSLSLQLTPPYSLFSKTDYSKLDPDNNKSDREKMYKWIEYHKWKFKGRTFTPLANLRIKDDDYTLVLMTRAEFGILGSYNKYKKSPFETFYVGGDGMSGYSNNYAEETIGLRGYENGSLTPWGYEGYAYTRMSVELRFPLMLQPSSTIYALTFAEGGNAWQNIRNFNPFQLKRSAGVGVRIFLPMIGMMGIDWAYGFDKVFGRRGGSRIHFILGQEF, from the coding sequence ATGCAGCACAATATGCGTAAATATTTATTATTGTTGGTTTTATTCCTTTCGATGGGAAGTACGGTTTGGTCTCAAACTGCGACCGAAGCGAAATCGGATACGATATACAACCCGCAAATACTTTATTCGGCAACCCCTAAGAAATATGAGATCGCCGGTATTACTGTTTCCGGTGCTAAAAATTATGAAGATTATGTACTGATCGGTCTTTCGGGACTTACCGTAGGAGAAGTTATCGAGGTGCCAGGAAGTGATATTACACAGGCTATCAGGCAGTTTTGGAAAAATGGGCTATTTTCGGATGTTGAAATCTCGGCTACTAAAATATATGATGGAAAAATATGGCTGAATATTGCGCTTCGTGAGCGTCCGCGTATTTCTCAGGTAAATTATCACGGGATCAAAAAATCGGAAAAAGAAGATTTGGAAAATAGATTGGGGCTCATTACCGGTAGCCAGATTACTCCTAATCTTGTGGACCGGGCCAAATTTCTAATAAAAAAGCATTTTGAGGACAAAGGTTTTAATAATGTCGATGTACAGATCTTGCAAAAAGATGACTTATCGCACGAAAACCAAGTGATTGTAGATATCGATATCGATAAAAAGGAAAAAATTAAGGTTCATCATATCGATATTGAAGGAAATAATGTTATTTCCGATAAGAAATTGAAGCGGGCGATGAAGAAAACCAACGAAAGACGTAAGTTGGTCAATCTTTTCCGTACCAAAAAATTTGTAAAAGAGAATTATAAAGCCGACCTCGATCGTATTATCGATAAATATAACGAACTCGGCTACCGGGATGCCGTTATCGTATCGGACAGTGTCGTGCCTTATGACGATAAAACCGTTGATATTTTTATCAAGGTAAATGAAGGACAGAAATATTATATACGGGATATTCGCTGGGTCGGGAATACGGTATATTCTACCGATGCGCTTAATTATACTTTACGAATGAAGCCGGGCGATGTATATAATCAGAAATTGTTGAGAGAACGTATATCTGAAGATGATGATGCGGTTGCTAACTTGTATCAGAATAACGGGTATCTTTTCTCGATGATAGATCCTATTGAAATGAATGTGCAGAATGATTCTATCGATTTGGAATTGCGTATTCAGGAAGGTCCACAGGCCCGTATCAATAAAGTCGTGATAAAAGGGAACGACCGTTTATACGAGCATGTAGTCAGGCGTGAGTTAAGAACGAAACCTGGTGAACTCTTTAACAAAGAGGCTTTGGTGCGTTCTGCACGTGAAATTGCACAAACCGGCCATTTCGATCCTGAACATATGGACATCCGCCCCGAACCGAATTATGAAAACGGGACCGTAGATATTATTTATGGTTTGCAGTCGAAAGCCAATGACCAGATCGAGTTTTCAGCCGGGTGGGGACAAACCGGGGTAATCGGTAAGCTCAGTTTGAAGTTCACTAATTTCTCTGTGAAGAATTTCTTGAATCCCAAAGCATATAAAGGTATTATTCCTCAGGGAGACGGTCAAACATTTACGATAAGTGCCCAAACCAATGCCAAGTATTTCCAGTCGTACAGTGTCTCATTCTTTGATCCCTGGTTTGGTGGAAAACGGCCTAATTCCCTTTCGGTTTCGGCATATTATAGTCGCCAGACAGATGTTAGTACGCAGTACTGGAATCAGAATTATCTCGATCCTTACAATACCGGATATTATTATAACAGTAACTATTATGATAATTATTATAATAACTACGGTAGCGGCTATGATTATAGCTACGCATATGACCCCAGTAAGTCATTGCAGATGATCGGTGTTTCGGTAGGTTTCGGTAAAAGGCTGTCATGGCCCGATGATTTCTTTAATTTCTCGGCAGAGATTAATTATCAGTTGTATATGTTGAAAGACTGGCGTTATATACGATTCTTGCAGAATGGTAATTGCCATAGTCTTTCGTTAGGTCTTAATTTCTGGCGTAGTTCGGTCGATTCTCCAATTTTCCCGAGAAATGGTTCTGAGTTCAGCCTTTCTTTACAGTTGACACCACCGTATTCGCTGTTTAGCAAGACCGACTATTCTAAACTCGATCCCGACAATAATAAAAGTGACCGGGAGAAAATGTATAAATGGATTGAGTACCATAAGTGGAAATTCAAAGGTCGTACGTTTACTCCATTGGCCAATCTTCGGATTAAAGACGATGATTATACATTGGTGTTGATGACACGTGCTGAATTTGGTATTCTGGGTTCATATAACAAATATAAAAAATCTCCGTTCGAAACGTTTTATGTAGGGGGTGACGGAATGTCGGGTTACAGTAATAATTATGCAGAAGAAACCATCGGCCTTCGCGGATACGAAAACGGTTCGTTAACACCGTGGGGTTACGAAGGTTATGCTTATACACGTATGAGTGTAGAATTACGTTTCCCGCTGATGTTGCAACCTTCCTCAACGATTTATGCGTTAACATTTGCCGAGGGTGGTAATGCTTGGCAAAACATACGTAACTTTAATCCTTTCCAGTTGAAGCGTTCTGCCGGTGTAGGTGTGCGTATATTCCTGCCGATGATCGGTATGATGGGTATCGACTGGGCCTATGGTTTCGATAAGGTGTTTGGTCGCCGGGGAGGTTCACGCATCCATTTTATACTCGGACAGGAATTCTAA
- a CDS encoding isoprenyl transferase translates to MSYKDQIDKIRLPQHVAIIMDGNGRWAKERKKDRSYGHQYGAEKVREVTEAAAEIGLKYLTVYAFSTENWNRPDEEVTALMALMIYYIEKETPDLIKNNVRLTAIGDLSRIPEDARKRLEQCMDDTSVCTGLTLVLALSYSSRWEISRAVKNIASDVKDNKLKAEDIDDKVIDRYLMTADMPDPDLLIRTGGETRISNFLLWQLSYAELYFTPEYWPDFGKENLYKAIVDYQSRERRFGKTSEQL, encoded by the coding sequence ATGTCATATAAAGATCAGATAGATAAAATTCGTTTGCCGCAACATGTGGCCATTATTATGGATGGAAACGGACGGTGGGCGAAAGAGCGGAAGAAAGACCGTTCTTACGGCCATCAATACGGTGCCGAAAAGGTACGGGAAGTAACCGAGGCGGCGGCTGAGATTGGATTGAAATATCTGACGGTATATGCTTTCTCTACAGAGAATTGGAATCGTCCGGATGAGGAAGTAACGGCATTAATGGCTCTTATGATTTATTATATCGAGAAGGAAACTCCCGATCTGATAAAAAATAACGTGCGACTTACTGCTATCGGAGATTTATCCCGTATTCCCGAAGATGCACGAAAACGCCTCGAACAATGTATGGACGATACTTCGGTATGTACGGGCCTTACTTTGGTTTTAGCTTTAAGTTATTCCTCCCGTTGGGAAATTTCCCGTGCGGTGAAAAATATAGCGTCTGATGTAAAAGACAACAAGCTGAAAGCAGAAGATATAGATGATAAAGTTATCGACCGGTATCTTATGACTGCTGATATGCCGGATCCCGATCTGTTGATACGTACAGGAGGGGAGACTCGTATCAGTAATTTTTTGTTGTGGCAGTTATCGTATGCCGAATTATATTTTACTCCCGAATATTGGCCTGATTTCGGAAAAGAAAATTTATATAAAGCTATTGTCGATTATCAGTCGCGGGAAAGACGCTTTGGAAAAACAAGTGAACAACTATGA
- a CDS encoding DUF6089 family protein, whose product MEKKAFIWFILIITMVVSRAGAQDYKYEIGAGGGVGFYMGDANQSALFNKPGAAFGAVMRRVINYRWSIKFNLATAGIKGDTQSFNNQFPDGKNFKFNRQLIDLGAQGEFNFFHYGMGPAYLDVYRFTPYLLAGLGFTYVPHKNDGYFNVNIPLGIGVKYKISERWNLGLEFSMRKTLGDKLDGKDLSDPYKIKSSAFKNTDWYSMTWFTITYDFGRKKAICNNL is encoded by the coding sequence ATGGAGAAAAAAGCATTTATCTGGTTTATCCTTATAATAACGATGGTAGTATCCCGGGCCGGTGCTCAGGACTATAAATACGAAATCGGTGCTGGGGGTGGGGTCGGCTTTTATATGGGAGACGCCAATCAGTCGGCATTATTTAATAAGCCGGGAGCGGCTTTCGGAGCGGTTATGAGACGGGTAATCAATTATCGCTGGTCGATTAAATTTAATTTGGCGACAGCAGGGATAAAAGGAGATACCCAAAGTTTTAATAATCAGTTTCCGGATGGAAAAAATTTTAAATTCAATCGTCAACTAATTGATTTGGGAGCTCAGGGCGAGTTTAATTTTTTTCATTATGGTATGGGACCGGCGTATCTCGATGTGTACAGGTTTACCCCGTATTTGTTGGCCGGATTGGGGTTTACGTATGTTCCGCATAAAAACGACGGTTATTTTAATGTAAATATTCCATTAGGAATAGGTGTAAAATATAAAATTTCGGAACGATGGAATCTTGGCCTCGAATTTTCGATGCGCAAAACGTTAGGGGATAAACTCGACGGAAAAGATTTATCCGATCCGTATAAAATAAAAAGTTCGGCGTTTAAAAATACAGATTGGTATTCTATGACCTGGTTTACGATAACTTATGATTTCGGGCGGAAGAAAGCCATCTGTAATAATTTATAG
- a CDS encoding DUF6242 domain-containing protein: MKIRNIYLLLSAVLLLLGVACNKSDDYNYPVSQNTLVKTFALADKSTVMENLSKVYFTIDARQGKIFNADSLPMGTKVVALAANITFDSPSKVEVQYYDSRNQAEIKTIDYMANSNDTIDFTYPVTINVTAADGETVQKYEVDLRVHRSIPDSLWWSEISAADLPTSLTPIRQKSLEFQNKIYCFTTDASGNYEVGVSATPSDLGSWQKSSFNPGFVLNMATIQATEDAFYALAGDSDQKALYKSTDGKFWTLAEGNQTFYTLIGSYGEQILGIIKDGGVYKHDVYPRPEGYIQQPISPLFPISGFSNMIEIFDGGDFGVPQNGIVGGRLQDGTLTSAVWGYDGQNWAVLGNQSLITPREGAMFFPYYTFIYDSETAVHTKYKTFFVIGGKNETGCLKDVYTTTDPAVYWDLAPAGSLLALPPDDNYFPAKAFASVVVFDEPIITVRSSAWRTLFKKEIPRRLAGSTRSGELVPYIYMFGGENQNGVLYPQIWRGVINRVTFAPIP, translated from the coding sequence ATGAAGATAAGGAATATATATTTACTGCTTAGCGCCGTTCTGTTACTGCTCGGCGTTGCTTGTAATAAGTCTGACGACTATAATTATCCTGTATCACAAAATACTTTGGTTAAAACTTTTGCATTGGCCGATAAATCTACTGTAATGGAAAATCTCAGTAAGGTGTATTTTACAATCGATGCGCGGCAAGGGAAAATTTTTAACGCCGATTCTTTACCCATGGGGACTAAGGTTGTCGCTTTGGCTGCAAATATTACCTTCGATTCGCCTTCTAAGGTTGAAGTTCAGTATTACGATAGTCGTAATCAGGCCGAAATAAAGACGATCGATTACATGGCAAACAGTAATGATACGATCGATTTCACTTATCCGGTAACAATAAATGTAACCGCTGCTGACGGCGAAACGGTACAAAAATATGAAGTCGATCTGAGGGTACACCGCAGTATTCCCGATTCTTTATGGTGGTCTGAAATTTCTGCAGCGGACCTTCCCACTTCTCTAACTCCTATACGTCAGAAATCACTTGAATTCCAGAATAAAATATATTGTTTTACTACCGATGCAAGCGGCAATTATGAAGTAGGAGTATCTGCGACACCTTCTGATCTCGGATCTTGGCAAAAATCCTCTTTCAATCCCGGTTTTGTTCTTAATATGGCTACTATTCAGGCAACAGAAGATGCTTTTTATGCTTTAGCCGGCGATTCGGATCAAAAGGCACTTTATAAATCTACCGATGGTAAGTTCTGGACATTGGCAGAAGGTAATCAGACATTTTATACATTGATAGGAAGTTATGGTGAGCAGATATTGGGAATTATTAAAGATGGGGGCGTATATAAACATGACGTCTATCCTCGTCCCGAAGGCTATATACAACAACCGATTAGTCCTTTATTTCCTATATCCGGATTTAGTAATATGATAGAAATTTTCGACGGAGGTGATTTCGGGGTTCCTCAAAATGGAATCGTCGGTGGTCGTTTGCAAGATGGCACATTAACCTCTGCTGTATGGGGATATGACGGACAGAACTGGGCCGTATTGGGCAATCAGTCGTTGATAACGCCTCGTGAAGGTGCCATGTTCTTCCCGTATTATACATTTATATATGATTCGGAAACAGCCGTTCATACTAAGTATAAAACATTTTTTGTAATCGGAGGTAAAAATGAGACGGGATGTTTGAAAGATGTATATACTACTACCGATCCGGCTGTGTATTGGGATCTTGCTCCTGCGGGTTCCTTGCTGGCTTTGCCTCCTGATGACAATTATTTCCCGGCAAAAGCATTTGCGTCGGTTGTCGTGTTTGATGAGCCTATTATAACCGTACGTTCTTCGGCATGGCGTACGCTCTTTAAAAAAGAAATTCCCCGAAGACTTGCCGGATCTACCAGATCCGGAGAGTTGGTTCCGTATATATATATGTTTGGTGGCGAAAATCAAAATGGTGTGTTATATCCTCAGATTTGGAGAGGGGTAATAAACCGTGTGACATTTGCTCCGATACCGTAA